A region from the Paenibacillus humicola genome encodes:
- a CDS encoding DUF2975 domain-containing protein → MERGTTLFLKITVFLMGIPILALCVYGLPRIAIEAVKHYPAHWLYPVLICIYASAIPFFTALVQAYKLLSYIDKNEAFSELSVKALKRIKYCAVIISALYTACLPFLIFIADGDDAPGLIVLGLVVAFASIVIAVFAAVLQKLLQNALDIKSENDLTV, encoded by the coding sequence ATGGAACGGGGGACAACGCTGTTTTTAAAAATCACTGTTTTTCTGATGGGAATTCCGATTCTTGCTTTGTGTGTCTATGGACTGCCCCGGATCGCCATTGAAGCGGTAAAGCATTATCCGGCGCATTGGCTGTATCCCGTCTTAATTTGCATCTATGCATCCGCGATACCGTTTTTCACGGCATTGGTTCAGGCTTATAAACTGCTCAGCTATATCGACAAGAACGAAGCCTTCTCCGAATTATCGGTTAAAGCGTTAAAACGGATCAAATATTGCGCCGTCATTATCAGTGCTTTGTATACGGCATGTCTGCCGTTCTTAATTTTCATCGCGGATGGGGACGATGCCCCGGGGCTCATCGTGCTCGGACTGGTCGTTGCTTTCGCTTCGATAGTGATTGCGGTCTTTGCTGCCGTTCTTCAGAAGCTGCTGCAAAATGCCTTGGATATAAAATCGGAAAATGACCTGACGGTCTGA
- a CDS encoding MDR family MFS transporter yields the protein MTNISPRQIRWIVTGLMLGMLLGALDQTIVSTAMPHVIAELKGFNLYSWVFTIYMLTSTTAVPIFGKLADLFGRRLVYLIGMGLFLVGSALCGLSHDMTQLIVFRAIQGIGAGALMPIAMTIIGDIFPPDRRGKMQGLFGAVFGLSSVIGPAVGGFIVDHLAWQWIFYINLPFGVLAALVISMALKESKGTEKKKIDWGGAATLTGAIVSFLLAIEMGGSSQGDGGGMKHYAWDSPQILGLFAASAALLLIFLWIESKVKEPIIPLKLFSIRTISVSSIVGFLMGMGMFGAITYIPLFSQGVIGTSASNSGYILTPLMLSLIASSIIGGRLITRLSYRVIVVSSLAIMAVGYLFMSQMTVNTSSLELILYMIIVGLGMGALMPVLTIASQSSVGHELRGVATSTTQFTRSIGGTVGVAIMGVFMTNKLTSGIGAIRSDYSSIPDAQFAQLANPQALLQPEVRTSIPANLLHSLQSILNDSITSVFVIGVIVILIALVSGFFYGKLKMPKSVKGSVPIKSEPEMM from the coding sequence ATGACAAACATCAGTCCAAGGCAAATCCGATGGATCGTCACGGGGCTTATGCTGGGTATGCTGCTCGGCGCCCTCGACCAGACGATCGTATCCACCGCCATGCCGCATGTCATTGCGGAGTTGAAAGGCTTTAATTTGTACAGCTGGGTATTCACCATTTATATGCTGACCTCTACGACCGCAGTGCCGATTTTCGGCAAGCTCGCCGACTTGTTCGGCAGACGGCTCGTGTACCTGATCGGAATGGGGCTGTTTCTGGTCGGATCGGCGCTGTGCGGCCTGTCGCACGACATGACGCAGCTGATCGTGTTCCGCGCGATTCAAGGGATCGGAGCGGGCGCGCTTATGCCGATCGCAATGACCATCATCGGGGATATTTTTCCTCCCGACCGCAGGGGCAAGATGCAGGGCTTGTTCGGCGCCGTATTCGGTCTTTCCAGCGTCATCGGGCCGGCTGTCGGCGGTTTTATCGTCGACCATTTGGCGTGGCAGTGGATTTTCTACATTAACCTGCCGTTCGGCGTTCTAGCGGCGCTGGTCATCTCGATGGCGCTCAAGGAATCCAAAGGCACGGAGAAAAAGAAAATCGACTGGGGCGGCGCGGCGACGCTGACCGGCGCCATCGTATCCTTCCTGCTGGCCATCGAAATGGGCGGCAGCAGCCAAGGCGATGGAGGCGGAATGAAGCATTACGCCTGGGATTCGCCGCAAATTCTCGGTTTGTTCGCGGCCAGCGCCGCGCTACTGCTCATCTTCCTGTGGATCGAATCCAAAGTGAAGGAGCCGATCATTCCGCTGAAGCTGTTCAGCATCCGGACCATCTCGGTCTCGAGCATCGTCGGCTTCCTGATGGGGATGGGCATGTTCGGCGCGATTACGTATATTCCGCTGTTCTCGCAGGGCGTTATCGGCACCTCGGCATCGAACTCGGGCTATATTCTGACGCCGCTGATGCTGTCGCTGATCGCTTCGAGCATCATCGGCGGTCGGCTGATCACCCGGCTGAGCTACCGCGTTATCGTCGTCAGCTCGCTGGCGATCATGGCGGTCGGGTATCTGTTCATGTCGCAGATGACCGTCAATACGAGCAGCTTAGAGCTGATTCTGTATATGATCATCGTCGGTCTGGGCATGGGCGCGCTTATGCCGGTGCTGACCATCGCATCGCAAAGCTCCGTCGGACACGAATTGCGCGGCGTCGCCACCTCGACGACGCAGTTCACCCGCTCGATCGGCGGAACGGTCGGCGTCGCCATTATGGGCGTATTCATGACCAACAAGTTGACAAGCGGCATCGGTGCTATCCGGAGCGACTACAGCTCCATTCCGGACGCCCAGTTCGCGCAGCTCGCCAATCCGCAGGCGCTGCTGCAGCCGGAAGTCAGAACGAGCATTCCGGCGAATCTGCTTCATTCGCTGCAGTCGATTTTGAACGATTCAATCACGTCTGTCTTCGTCATCGGGGTCATCGTCATCCTCATCGCGCTCGTATCCGGCTTCTTCTACGGAAAGCTGAAAATGCCCAAAAGCGTCAAAGGCTCCGTTCCCATCAAGAGCGAACCCGAGATGATGTAA
- a CDS encoding MarR family winged helix-turn-helix transcriptional regulator, with product MSSEMKHYAERFGNALQLIRKRLLSNFTELSGQGLTPPQFHILMIIHEKGPFKVTALAELMGVKPSAITVMIDKLVSMGFVERKDQENDRRVVLLSITKEGVRMVNLLKARSNEIIGGFFAACSVEEVESMVRTLEKITSGLTDQDTNA from the coding sequence TTGAGCTCCGAAATGAAGCATTATGCGGAACGGTTTGGGAATGCTCTGCAGCTGATCCGCAAAAGGCTCCTTTCCAATTTCACCGAGTTGTCGGGGCAGGGGTTGACGCCGCCTCAATTTCATATTCTGATGATCATTCACGAGAAGGGCCCGTTCAAGGTGACGGCGCTTGCCGAGCTGATGGGCGTTAAGCCGAGCGCCATCACGGTCATGATCGACAAGCTCGTCAGCATGGGCTTCGTCGAGCGGAAGGACCAGGAGAACGACCGGCGCGTCGTCCTTTTGAGCATTACCAAGGAGGGCGTGCGGATGGTCAACCTGCTGAAGGCGAGAAGCAACGAAATTATCGGCGGTTTCTTTGCCGCATGCAGCGTCGAAGAGGTAGAAAGCATGGTTCGTACCCTGGAGAAAATTACAAGCGGTCTGACCGACCAGGACACGAACGCATGA
- the sigJ gene encoding RNA polymerase sigma factor SigJ, which translates to MSIEELYNAYKTPLFSLAYRMLGRVMDAEDIVHDAFLSYERLTDSGAIRNERAYLYKIVTNRCLDLLRSSAKKREMYVGPWLPEPLIASSAADSDPSEAYLRSESISTAYLLLLQQLNAVERAVFLLREIFNYSFDEIADMVGKTSTNCRQIFHRAQKSIHFDPEQYPSISVAEEKIKAFVSLLLQGNSSKLLELVSDRVVFISDGGGKVRAAQVPLVGFDQVMKFHQKLRDMYAGKFTYSFLMVNGFPGIRIRLDEGIQYVYSFAYYEEKIQTIYSVANPEKLRHL; encoded by the coding sequence ATGAGCATAGAGGAATTGTATAACGCTTATAAAACGCCGCTTTTTTCGTTGGCTTACCGGATGCTGGGAAGAGTCATGGATGCGGAAGATATCGTTCACGATGCCTTCCTGAGCTATGAGCGGCTTACGGACTCCGGTGCAATCCGGAATGAAAGAGCGTATCTATACAAAATCGTCACGAATCGCTGTCTCGACCTATTGCGGTCGTCCGCCAAAAAACGAGAAATGTATGTCGGGCCGTGGCTCCCCGAGCCCTTGATTGCGAGCAGCGCGGCAGACAGCGATCCGTCCGAGGCTTATTTACGGTCGGAGTCGATTTCGACGGCTTATCTGCTGCTGCTTCAGCAGCTGAATGCGGTCGAAAGGGCCGTCTTTCTTCTTCGCGAAATTTTCAACTATTCGTTCGATGAAATCGCCGATATGGTCGGGAAAACCAGCACAAACTGCCGCCAAATCTTCCACCGCGCCCAAAAAAGCATCCACTTCGATCCGGAGCAGTATCCGTCGATTTCGGTTGCGGAGGAGAAAATCAAAGCTTTTGTGAGCTTATTGCTGCAAGGAAATTCATCGAAGCTTCTGGAGCTGGTCAGCGATCGTGTTGTGTTCATCTCGGACGGCGGCGGCAAAGTGAGAGCGGCGCAGGTTCCGCTTGTCGGGTTCGATCAAGTCATGAAATTCCACCAAAAACTGCGTGATATGTATGCGGGCAAATTTACGTATTCTTTTCTTATGGTAAACGGATTTCCCGGAATCCGAATCCGGTTGGACGAGGGGATTCAATACGTGTACTCCTTTGCTTATTATGAAGAGAAAATTCAAACGATATACAGCGTCGCCAATCCGGAGAAGCTAAGGCATCTGTAG
- a CDS encoding phytoene desaturase family protein: MQKYDVVVVGGGIAGLTAAIYAAKAGKQTIVIEKQDRLGGRAISNKKHGAYFNLGGHALYKGDAYATFMELGVNVQGNQPSTNGYGLWKGKLITLPANMKTLLTTTLLSWKGKTELASWLMKLAKMDTREYDRMSLREWIEGNLHDPMVRNIFYALSRTASYVAGPDLPAAGPVLGQLQNALQGVIYLDRGWGQLVETLRQTASDHGVRFVTHCKVVSIGVQSGNVQHVLCEDGTKIDARNVILATSPSIACQLVPFAERTALHTWKEQAVEITAACLDVALRRLSKPKHQLIYGIDQTVFLSNQSRAAYLSDDGAQVVSLIKYRGKENDPDRDLRELEGLLDLAQPGWRNELAAKQYLPDITVSHDFMHMNRREQPGPAVPEIQGLYVAGDWAAHGELLADAATASAKRAVQHMLSLEGKERNARYEHRGIV; encoded by the coding sequence ATGCAGAAGTATGATGTGGTTGTTGTCGGCGGAGGGATTGCGGGGTTGACCGCGGCTATTTATGCGGCAAAGGCAGGGAAGCAAACAATCGTCATCGAAAAACAGGATCGCTTGGGCGGCCGGGCCATTTCCAATAAGAAACATGGAGCTTACTTCAATTTGGGCGGGCATGCGCTGTATAAAGGGGATGCGTACGCAACGTTCATGGAATTGGGAGTGAACGTGCAGGGAAATCAGCCCTCGACGAACGGATACGGCCTTTGGAAAGGGAAATTGATCACGCTGCCCGCAAATATGAAGACGCTTCTTACGACGACGCTTTTATCCTGGAAGGGGAAAACGGAGCTTGCTTCCTGGCTGATGAAATTGGCCAAAATGGATACCCGCGAATATGACCGCATGAGTCTGCGCGAATGGATAGAAGGGAACTTGCACGATCCGATGGTGCGCAACATCTTTTATGCGTTGTCGCGTACCGCCAGCTATGTGGCCGGGCCTGATTTGCCCGCCGCGGGTCCCGTGCTCGGACAGCTTCAAAACGCGCTTCAAGGCGTCATCTATCTGGATCGCGGCTGGGGCCAATTGGTGGAGACCTTACGCCAAACGGCCTCCGATCACGGCGTGAGGTTCGTAACCCATTGCAAAGTCGTGTCCATCGGGGTTCAGAGCGGGAACGTACAGCACGTTCTTTGCGAGGATGGAACGAAAATCGATGCTCGCAATGTCATCCTTGCCACATCGCCTTCGATTGCCTGCCAGCTGGTCCCTTTTGCAGAAAGAACCGCCCTTCATACCTGGAAAGAACAAGCGGTCGAAATTACGGCCGCCTGCCTGGACGTTGCCCTGCGGCGTCTGTCGAAACCGAAACATCAATTGATCTATGGGATCGACCAAACCGTCTTCTTATCCAATCAATCGCGTGCGGCTTATTTAAGCGACGATGGCGCGCAGGTCGTATCCCTGATCAAGTACCGGGGAAAAGAGAACGATCCGGACCGGGATTTGCGCGAACTTGAAGGCTTGCTGGATTTGGCCCAGCCGGGATGGCGGAATGAACTGGCTGCCAAACAATACCTGCCTGATATTACCGTTTCCCACGATTTCATGCATATGAACCGCCGTGAGCAGCCGGGGCCTGCCGTACCGGAAATACAAGGCTTATATGTGGCCGGGGACTGGGCGGCGCATGGCGAGCTATTGGCCGACGCCGCGACGGCAAGCGCCAAAAGAGCCGTACAGCACATGCTCTCGCTTGAGGGCAAGGAGAGGAACGCCCGATATGAGCATAGAGGAATTGTATAA
- a CDS encoding alpha/beta hydrolase, translating into MLNKAGAGAGSGTAVKGNNTRNEICHFEFKEVAWMQVDKIILPSAWGRDIVHKYVQNGNPSVAVFFPGQNYSCELPLLYYTSKSAYEAGHDLLMLEYGYQSARTAFDKTKVDQLIQECYTSISQIIHQYNEVVFVSKSLGTYIAGKTAELFKEKSIRHMFLTPIRSTIPFIEKFGGFVVSGTEDPVFQEEDMKQVEGFRNTEVLRIQDADHLLEVSNVNRSLEILNDLVEKSSRFFSKSCT; encoded by the coding sequence TTGCTGAATAAAGCGGGTGCCGGAGCCGGATCAGGCACGGCTGTAAAAGGGAACAACACGAGGAACGAGATTTGTCATTTCGAATTCAAAGAGGTGGCCTGGATGCAAGTGGATAAAATTATTTTACCCTCCGCTTGGGGCAGGGATATTGTTCACAAATATGTGCAAAATGGCAACCCCTCAGTGGCTGTGTTTTTCCCTGGGCAAAATTATTCGTGTGAATTACCTCTTTTATACTATACGAGTAAATCCGCCTATGAAGCGGGGCATGATCTATTGATGCTAGAGTATGGCTACCAATCTGCAAGAACCGCTTTTGACAAAACGAAAGTCGACCAGTTGATCCAAGAATGCTACACCTCGATCAGCCAGATCATTCATCAGTATAATGAGGTCGTATTTGTCAGCAAAAGTCTTGGAACTTACATCGCCGGTAAAACGGCTGAATTGTTTAAAGAAAAATCGATCCGGCACATGTTCTTAACACCTATTCGATCAACAATTCCGTTCATTGAGAAATTTGGCGGCTTCGTTGTAAGCGGTACCGAAGATCCGGTTTTTCAGGAGGAAGATATGAAGCAAGTCGAGGGATTTCGAAATACAGAAGTCCTTCGAATACAAGATGCCGACCACTTATTAGAGGTAAGCAATGTAAACCGGTCCTTAGAGATATTGAACGACTTAGTCGAAAAATCCAGCCGGTTCTTCAGTAAGTCGTGCACATGA
- a CDS encoding TetR/AcrR family transcriptional regulator — translation MEENDQDKTRIPRQQRSMETKRKIVAAAMKLFSEKGFHATNTKEIAKEAKVAVGSVYSYYTDKMEIFKDALALFHERFTTALRGHGALQLNTSQNKRELIRDVIEILIKVHEIDIGFHREMDIMKMSYPEIKNMGNKKLRFFYKITARLLRSWKQEIRIKDPDAAATVIILAVHRIVEAAAFGETDIPRERLIEEAVDMLHSYLWPKDIKHMSTDIS, via the coding sequence TTGGAAGAAAATGACCAGGACAAGACCCGAATCCCCCGGCAGCAGCGAAGTATGGAGACCAAGAGGAAAATCGTTGCGGCGGCCATGAAGCTGTTCTCGGAGAAGGGCTTTCACGCCACAAATACGAAGGAAATTGCGAAGGAAGCGAAGGTGGCCGTTGGCAGTGTCTATTCCTATTACACGGATAAAATGGAGATTTTTAAGGACGCGTTGGCTCTTTTCCATGAACGCTTCACAACGGCTCTTCGGGGTCACGGCGCCCTTCAACTGAACACCAGCCAGAACAAACGGGAGCTCATCCGGGACGTAATCGAGATCTTGATCAAGGTCCATGAGATTGATATCGGTTTCCATCGGGAGATGGACATCATGAAGATGTCTTATCCTGAAATTAAAAACATGGGGAATAAAAAATTGCGGTTTTTCTATAAGATTACAGCCCGGCTGCTTCGTTCCTGGAAGCAGGAAATTCGGATCAAGGACCCGGATGCAGCGGCGACAGTCATCATCTTGGCTGTGCACCGAATAGTTGAAGCCGCAGCTTTTGGCGAAACGGACATCCCTCGGGAGCGCTTGATCGAAGAAGCGGTCGACATGCTTCATTCGTATTTGTGGCCGAAGGACATCAAGCACATGTCAACCGATATTTCTTAA
- a CDS encoding serine hydrolase domain-containing protein — MRKIALIICGLFIFPLLVIFPLSSSAQSDGSMQAERSEASVFTKVDAYIAREMKRQRLPGLALGIVQGDRILYLKGYGHADSSGRPVTPETPFGIGSIGKSVTAIAVLQLAEAGKIDLDAPIQRYFPKYNGAKFITVRQLLNQTSGFTQISTFSNTLSSINENQDAIEKNTMSYAEKFLKKEKKTVSSYRYSNANYVLLGYIVQQVSGESYGEYVKEHIFSPLSMHNSFVTIDEAAEHGLAAPYRRIFGFNVAYQGPYVYIPGDVPAGYLYSSVEDMSHYLIAQINGGRYDDHSVLSSEGVRLMQSEPVPGTYAMGWMSDNINGLPVISSPGGSAGFQAQTFIIPEKQLGVIVFANVLDAIDAAFLKTHIITTTHIASGVINILNGQPIKGSGPSMSQKYLLIDGLILLLSVWLLYMTVRTAKRCLGPLSPENSSLSIKVITKIVLEFTGLIIILTLSMTQIVPVWHIATIFQPDVMFWLKMMAVLMALKGCMGIIRLVRTMRALRSDSQMKGNFRS; from the coding sequence ATGAGAAAGATAGCACTCATCATATGCGGTCTGTTTATCTTCCCCCTATTGGTCATCTTTCCCCTATCCAGTTCAGCTCAAAGTGATGGAAGCATGCAAGCAGAGCGATCTGAAGCTTCAGTCTTCACCAAAGTGGATGCGTATATTGCTCGTGAAATGAAACGGCAGCGTCTTCCGGGGCTGGCTCTCGGGATTGTGCAGGGGGATCGCATACTTTACCTTAAGGGCTACGGTCATGCCGATTCATCGGGTCGTCCCGTCACACCTGAAACGCCTTTCGGAATCGGTTCGATCGGCAAATCGGTTACCGCTATAGCTGTTTTGCAGCTGGCCGAAGCAGGGAAAATAGACTTGGATGCGCCTATACAGCGCTATTTCCCCAAGTATAACGGAGCAAAGTTCATTACGGTACGTCAGTTACTTAACCAAACAAGCGGATTCACCCAAATATCAACTTTCAGCAACACGCTGTCAAGTATCAATGAAAACCAAGATGCAATAGAGAAAAACACCATGTCTTATGCGGAAAAGTTTCTAAAGAAAGAAAAAAAAACCGTATCCTCATACAGGTATTCGAACGCAAATTATGTACTGCTCGGCTATATTGTGCAGCAAGTATCCGGCGAGTCCTATGGGGAATATGTGAAGGAACATATTTTCAGCCCTTTGTCCATGCATAACAGCTTCGTTACGATCGATGAGGCGGCTGAACACGGACTGGCCGCGCCTTACCGCCGGATATTCGGATTCAACGTTGCCTACCAAGGCCCCTATGTTTATATTCCAGGGGATGTACCTGCAGGCTACCTTTATTCCAGTGTGGAGGACATGAGCCATTACTTGATCGCGCAAATAAACGGAGGGAGATATGATGATCATTCCGTACTCTCTTCGGAAGGCGTACGACTTATGCAGTCCGAACCGGTTCCGGGAACGTACGCCATGGGTTGGATGTCGGATAACATAAACGGTTTACCGGTTATCAGTTCTCCGGGCGGGTCGGCCGGCTTCCAAGCCCAAACCTTTATTATTCCGGAAAAACAACTGGGGGTTATTGTATTCGCCAACGTACTCGATGCGATCGACGCAGCTTTTCTCAAAACACATATCATTACGACTACCCACATCGCCTCCGGGGTCATAAACATACTGAACGGTCAACCGATTAAAGGGTCGGGTCCAAGCATGTCGCAAAAATACTTGCTTATCGATGGATTAATATTGCTGCTCAGCGTTTGGTTATTATACATGACCGTTCGAACTGCGAAGCGCTGCCTGGGTCCGTTGAGTCCTGAAAATTCGAGCCTATCGATCAAAGTTATAACCAAAATTGTTCTCGAATTTACCGGTCTGATTATTATCCTGACATTGAGTATGACCCAAATTGTGCCGGTATGGCATATAGCAACAATCTTTCAGCCGGACGTCATGTTTTGGCTCAAGATGATGGCTGTACTTATGGCACTGAAGGGATGCATGGGAATCATCCGGTTGGTTCGGACGATGCGGGCATTGCGGTCTGACAGCCAGATGAAAGGCAATTTTCGGAGTTAA